The following proteins come from a genomic window of Eubalaena glacialis isolate mEubGla1 chromosome X, mEubGla1.1.hap2.+ XY, whole genome shotgun sequence:
- the LOC133082496 gene encoding LOW QUALITY PROTEIN: diacylglycerol O-acyltransferase 2-like protein 6 (The sequence of the model RefSeq protein was modified relative to this genomic sequence to represent the inferred CDS: inserted 1 base in 1 codon) codes for MAMAFLSHLDLQESLQTLPVLQWIPVYVFLEAIPILLIPYFLVFTKFGMLSVLALAWLAYDWNTHSQGGRHSTWVRNWTLWKYFXNYFPVKLVKTHDLCPKHNYIIANHPHGILSYGVFIIFATEATGLAQIFPAITPYVGTLEGIFWIPIVRDYVMSMGVCPVSELALKYLLTKKGSGNAVVIVVGGAAEALLCHPGASTVLLKQRKGFVRLALKTGSCLVPSYSFGENEVHNQKTFPEGTWLRFFQKTLQDRIKKTLTGLSFCTFHGRGLTRGSWGFLPFNRPITTVVGEPLPILKIKKPNKKTVDKYHTLYISALCKLFDKVQYGLPETQELTII; via the exons ATGGCCATGGCCTTCCTCTCCCATCTGGATCTTCAGGAAAGCCTCCAAACACTCCCTGTTTTGCAGTGGatcccagtctatgtctttttag AAGCTATTCCTATTCTTCTTATACCCTACTTTCTGGTGTTCACTAAGTTCGGGATGCTGTCCGTGCTCGCCTTAGCCTGGCTCGCCTATGACTGGAACACCCACAGTCAAG GTGGTAGGCATTCAACTTGGGTACGAAACTGGACCCTCTGGAAGTATT CAAATTACTTCCCAGTAAAG CTGGTGAAGACTCATGACCTCTGTCCCAAACACAACTATATCATTGCCAACCACCCCCATGGCATTCTCTCTTATGGTGTCTTCATCATCTTTGCCACTGAGGCCACTGGCTTAGCTCAGATTTTCCCAGCCATCACTCCTTATGTAGGGACCTTGGAAGGGATCTTCTGGATCCCAATTGTGCGAGATTATGTGATGTCAATGG GTGTGTGCCCAGTGAGTGAGTTGGCCTTGAAGTATTTGTTGACCAAGAAAGGCTCGGGCAATGCTGTGGTTATTGTGGTGGGTGGAGCTGCTGAAGCCCTCTTGTGCCACCCAGGAGCCTCTACCGTCCTCCTTAAACAGCGTAAAGGTTTTGTGAGGTTGGCACTGAAGACAGG ATCATGCCTTGTCCCCTCCTATTCCTTTGGAGAGAATGAGGTTCACAATCAAAAGACCTTCCCTGAGGGCACGTGGCTAAGGTTCTTCCAAAAAACCTTGCAGGACAGAATCAAAAAAACCCTGACTgg aCTAAGTTTCTGTACCTTCCACGGCCGGGGCCTCACTCGAGGATCCTGGGGCTTCTTGCCTTTCAATCGGCCCATTACCACTGTTG tTGGGGAGCCCCTGCCAATTCTCAAGATTAAGAAGCCAAACAAAAAGACGGTGGACAAGTACCACACACTCTACATCAGTGCCCTGTGCAAGCTGTTTGACAAAGTACAGTATGGCCTCCCTGAGACCCAGGAGCTGACAATCATATAA